In a genomic window of Epinephelus fuscoguttatus linkage group LG23, E.fuscoguttatus.final_Chr_v1:
- the LOC125883916 gene encoding endophilin-A1-like, with protein sequence MSVAGLKKQFHKATQKVSEKVGGAEGTKLDDDFKEMEKKVDVTSRAVLDIMTKTTEYLQPNPASRAKLSMINTMSKIRGQDKGPGYPQAESVLGDAMLKFGRELGEESSFGLALIDASEAMKELGEVKDALDMEVKQNFIDPLQNLHDKDLKEIQHHLKKMEGRRLDFDYKKKRQGKVQDDEIKQALEKFDESKEIAEQSMFNLLESDIEQVSQLAALVQAQLEYHTRSAEILQQLSSKMEDRIKEVSNKPRKEYTPKPRMTLELLPPSESHNGGIHSAKSPGRSPAPMDQPCCRALYDFEPENEGELGFKEGDVITLTNQIDDNWYEGMINGQSGFFPINYVDILVPLPH encoded by the exons AAAGTCAGTGAGAAGGTTGGAGGGGCGGAAGGAACCAAGCTAGATGATGACTTCAAAGAAATGGAAAAG AAGGTGGACGTCACCAGCAGAGCAGTGTTGGACATCATGACCAAAACCACAGAGTACCTCCAACCTAACCCAG CATCCAGAGCCAAGCTGAGTATGATCAACACCATGTCAAAGATCCGCGGCCAGGACAAGGGACCCGGTTACCCTCAGGCTGAGTCTGTCCTCGGAGATGCCATGTTGAAGTTTGGACGGGAGTTAGGGGAGGAGTCAAGCTTTG GTTTAGCGCTGATCGATGCCAGCGAGGCGATGAAGGAGCTCGGGGAGGTAAAGGACGCTCTGGACATGGAGGTCAAACAGAACTTCATCGACCCGCTGCAGAACCTCCacgacaaagacctcaaagagatacaG CACCATCTGAAGAAGATGGAGGGCCGCCGCCTGGACTTTGACTACAAGAAGAAGCGTCAGGGGAAAGTCCAGGACGATGAAATCAAACAGGCGCTGGAGAAGTTCGACGAGAGTAAAGAGATCGCAGAGCAGAGCATGTTTAACCTGCTGGAGAGCGAT ataGAGCAGGTGAGCCAGCTGGCAGCATTGGTTCAGGCTCAGTTGGAGTACCACACTCGCTCTGCCGAAATCCTCCAACAGCTCTCCAGTAAGATGGAGGACAG GATAAAAGAGGTGTCCAATAAACCGAGGAAGGAGTATACTCCGAAACCCCGAATGACCCTGGAGCTGCTGCCCCCCAGCGAGAGCCACAACGGAGGGATACACTCGGCCAAATCGCCAGGAAGATCACCAG CCCCCATGGACCAGCCCTGCTGCCGAGCGCTCTACGATTTCGAACCAGAGAACGAAGGCGAGCTGGGCTTCAAAGAGGGCGATGTCATCACCTTGACCAATCAGATCGATGACAACTGGTACGAGGGCATGATCAACGGCCAGTCGGGCTTCTTCCCCATCAACTACGTGGATATCCTGGTGCCGCTCCCTCATTAG